The sequence below is a genomic window from Desulfobulbus oligotrophicus.
CCAGTCGGGTAAAGACAGCGAGCGACCGGTCCCGGACAGGTGCCGGAACGGCGGATCGGTGCAGGAGGTCATGGATATCCTGCAGGTGACGATGCGGATGCGGGTGGTGTTTCAAATCGTTGATCAGGACCTGGGTGGCGGTAAGCCCCTGGACGGTTTTCCGGATGACTGTCAGCTGGTATCCGTCAGGCAGTAATCCGGAAAATATTTCGCGGAGATAGGTCTCCGGCACACCGGCATCAAGCAGGGCTCCAAGCAGCATGTCGCCGCTGACCCCTGAAAAACAGTCAAGGTACGCTGTGCGCATCAGGTGATCCTGGTCTGTGGTTTGATGGGGGATCCATGCAGCCAGGTTTTAACGGGCATTCGTTTCTTGCCTTCCGGTTGAATGTCATGAATGCGCAGACAGTCTTCACCAGTAGCTATCAGCAGTCCCTGATTATCGGCGCGACAGATGGTGCCGGGTAACTCTGTGGCACGAACCAGCACTCTTTCCGGGGTAAAAAAACGGCAGCGTTTTCCCTGTATATAACCATAAGCAGACGGCCAGGGGTCCATGCCGCGGATCAGACAGTGCAGTTGCCGGGCAGACAGTGTCCAGTCGATATGTCCCATCTCTTTAGAGAGCATGGGGGCGTTGCTGGCCTTGCTGTGATCCTGGGGAGTACGGACAAGACGTCCCTTTTTGAGTTGGGCAAGAGCGTTTTCCAGAGTTTCCCCGCCTAACCGGGACAACCGGTGGAACAGCTCACCAGCGGTCTCCTGTGGCCCGATAGACACCGGTGCGGTCAACAGGATATCACCGGTATCCATACCTTCATCCATCTGGATGATGGTGATACCGGTCTCGGTTTCTCCATTGATGACGGCCCACTGGATGGGAGCTGCGCCCCGGTAGCTTGGTAGGAGCGAACCATGGACATTGATCGCGCCCAAGGGTGGCAGGTTCAGCACCGGAGCGGGCAGAATTTTGCCATAGGCAACCACAACAAGGAGATCAGGTGCCAGCTCCCGGAGTTGCTCAAAGAAATGCTCTGTGCGTATGGAGGCAGGCTGAAGGACCGGCAGGCCATGCTGTGTTGCCAGGGCCTTTATCGGCGGGGCACTGCTGATTTTGCCGCGACCCTGCCTCTTGTCCGGTTGACAGACCACGGCCACAACCTGGTCTGTCCCGTCCAGGAGGGTCTGCAGTGAGGGCACCGCAAAATCAGGCGTGCCCATGAAGACGATACGTAAGGGAGGGCTCATGCCTGTTCCTGAAGGATCTTTTTCAACTTTTTCTTGTAGAGGGCGCGTTTAAGCGGGCTGAGCCGATCTATGAACAGGGTGCCGAGCAGGTGGTCGACCTCATGCTGAATGATGCGGGCATAACGGTCTTCAGCCGTGAACTCCAGAGGGTTTCCCTGGATGTCCCGGGCCGTGACGAGAATTTTTTGAAAGCGTTTGACCCTGGCATAGCATTCGATCACACTCAGGCAGCCCTCATCATCAATGACACTGCCCTCGCCGTTTGTGATCACAGGGTTGACCAAGGTAATGTAGGCGCGCGGATCTTCCACTGTTGAACGATCCACGACAACGACCTGAAGCGGCACGCCTATCTGGTTGGCAGCCAGGCCCACGCCGGGAGCGGCATACATGGTTTCCGCCATGTCTGCAACCAGAGTCTGCAGTTCGTGATCAAATGCAGTTATTTCTTTTGCCTTTTCCCGAAGAATCGGATGCGGATGGGTAATAATCGTGCGAATGGCCATGGTTTATGTTCCCTGGTAAGCTGACATCAGTGCACTGCTGTGCTATAATCGTGTGTTATGTAATCAGTTTGTTATCGAAAGTAAAGATGCGCCGCTTTCCGGGGACACATCGGAGGAGTGGCCGCTTGTTTTTCGACCCTTTGTTGTGTAGGGTGCAGACCGAATTTTTCCTGGACACGTTATGATAGAAAAAGTTGACCTGAACGATGGACTGGCCCTGCTGCGCCAACCGGTTTTGCCCCTGGTGAGCATTGCTCAGTTTATATATCTGACCGGTGATTTCGCCTCGGTGGAGGAGGTGATCGCCGAATTCCCCGGAGATCTTGAGACCGGTTATACCTGCTACCCTGAGCCTGCTCAAGTGTTGGCACCCTATGCTGACCTGCTGGAGGAGTTCAGTGCCCTTAAAACCGGAGCAGCGCCGGGCACGCCGGTGATCGGTGTCGATAATCAACCCGTTGACGCCATGACCGCCACCACTGCCCTGGTGGCGCAGCGCATTCTCACCCGTGAACTGGAACAGATCAACAGCCTGCTGTGTGCACCCTGTGGATGTACCCTGTGCTGTGTCGGCCCGACGCCTGACATGGTGCAACGTTATTTTGAGATCCCACTGGGGGCGGAGGAAACAGCATTTTTCCCGATAAACAGGATCGATTCGGCCGACTCCAGAGCTCGAAAGATTGATCATGAGCCGCCGTTGCAGGTGGAGGGCAGAGATTTTTTTATGAGACCGGACCCGGTGCTGGTTCATTGGCAACCGGGTTGGAGTCTGGTGTTACCCACCGGAAGCCGATGCCCTAACCTGGAGGATGAAGGGCGATGCCGGATCTACATCGACAGGCCGCAGGTCTGCCGCCGGCCGCAGATTTTCCCGTATATTATCGAACCGGTCGAGGAGGGCGTGCAGCCGCCTGCTTTTCGTCTTCGTCAGAGTTTGCTGGCGGTTGTTGATTGTCCGTATGTACAGCTGCTCCGGGATGAGATAGCTGCCTATGCAGCGGCCTGTGAACTGGAGATGCTGTTTCGTCAGAACAAGGCATGATCAGCCGTTACGCTCCAGCCGCATGTATGTACGAAAAAATGCAGAGCCGATATGCTTGTCCGTACAGTATCTGTACACCGTGTTTTTGTCTTTCTGATTCAATAACTGTGCACCTTGGTTAACTGCACCCATGAATACTTCCGCACTTCTGTACATTGTCGGCTCGTATCTGATCGGAGCCATTCCTTTTGGGCTGCTTCTTTCCAGAGGAAGCGGTATTGATATCCGTTCTGCAGGCAGTAAAAATATCGGTGCAACAAACGTTGCCCGCCTGCTGGGTAAAAAAACAGGGGCATTGACCCTGGGATGCGATATATTAAAGGGCTTCCTGCCCATGTGGATCATCACCCTGCTGGTACAGGGCCAGTCCGGATATGAGGTGATTTTAGGGAGTTGCGGGGCGGCTCTGGTCTCTGGACATATGTTTTCGGTCTATCTGCGTTTTAAAGGCGGCAAGGGGGTTGCCACTGCTCTGGGTATCTTCTTGTATCTGGCGCCGGTCGCAGTTTTAGGCTGTATCACGGTGTTTGCCTGCTGTGTCGCCCTGTCCGGGTTTGTCTCTCTGGGATCACTGCTGGGCTCACTGTCCATGCTGCTGTGGCTGGCGCTACTCAAAGCGCCGGGCTGGAAGCTGTGGCTGGCTGCATTTATCGTGCTGATGATCTGGCTGAAGCATTGGCAGAATATCGGCAGGTTGTTCAGCGGTACTGAGAAGAGCTGGCGAAAAAGGGACGAGCCATGAATGCCAAACAGTGGCAGGCTATTGAAAGGGCGAGAAAAGTGCTTGGGCTCGGTGAAAGTGCAACCCTGGCCGAGATTAAGCGCAACTACCGGCGGCTCAGTAAACTCCACCACCCGGATACCGCAGAAATCGAGACAGCCAGAGACAGCGACACGATGTACCGGATCACTGCTGCCTATGAGCTGCTGCTGCAGTATTGCAGTGAGTACCGATTTCCCCTGCATCGCGAAGAGGAAGAACAGGATGCCTTGGATATGTACGACCCCGAGGACTGGTGGCGGGCCCGTTTCGGCCGGGATCCGGTGTGGAACGGGAAAAAGAAACGCAATCGCTGATGGCATGAACGACTGGTCACTTACTGCTTACTCTGACGATCTGTAAAAATATACACGATTTATTATCCCAGGCAAGGAGCACAGGATGCAGATTCCTCAACTGATACACAATCGGAGTCCGTTCGTTTCCTTAGAATTCTTTCCGCCCAAAAAGCAGGAACAGTGGCCGGCCTTTTTAGAGGCCGCCGGGGAACTGGGCCGGCTGCAGCCCCTGTTTGTTTCCGTGACATACGGAGCCGGTGGCTCTACCCAGTCGAATACCCTGGAGATCTGCGAGCAGTTAATCCGTACCTGCGGGTTTGAGGTCATGCCTCACCTCACCGGTGTGACGGCTGATACCGGCAAGATCGACGGTTTCCTGACCGCTGTCAAGGCCCTGGGCATTGACAATGTCTTGGCCCTGCGCGGTGATCGGCCCACCGGGTACAGCGGAACAGATGCCGAACTGTTCGCCGCCTTTCCGCATGCTGCAGACCTGGTGGCCTATATTCGGCGGCATCATCCGGAGTTGGCTATTGGGGTGGCCGGGTTTCCCGAGGCTCATGCGGAGGCTCGTTCCATTGCCGAAGATCTGACGGTCATGTGCCAAAAGGTGGAGTGCGGCGCTGATTTTGTCATCACCCAGCTGTACTTTGATAACCGGGTCTACTTTGACTACGTGGAACGTCTGCGGGCCCTTGGTATTACCGTCCCGGTGATACCCGGGATCCTGCCTGTCCGAAACCTGACATCACTGCGCTTTGTCCTTGAGATGTGCAATGCCCGCATACCCGGCCGTCTGATTAATGCCCTGACCAGCGCACATGAAGAGGGAGGTGCTGATGCTGTGTATGAAATCGGGGTGGCCTATGCCCGTGAACAGATCAAAGGTCTTCTTGATGGCGGTGCGCCGGGAGTCCATCTGTACACCTTGAACCAGGCTGACATGTGTCTGGCGGTTATGGACGGACTGCTGTAGCCGCCGATCCGGTCAACCGACGCAACATCACCCGTACCCGGAGACTAAGCAGTATTGCCGCAGCTGACAGAGCGCAGATCAGTCCGATCCAGAATCCCTGCGGGCCCGGTTCCATGCCCCCCAGCCGCACCAATCCAAAACCATATCCCAGCGGCAGACCAATCCCCCAATAGGACAGCAGTATCAGCAGTAACGGAATGCGTGTATCCTTACAACCGCGGAGTATGCCGCTGCAGTTGACCTGCATTGCATCCGGCAGTTGAAAGATGGCCGCATAGATTAGAAGTATGGCGGCCAGTCCCTGGACAGCCGGGTCAGTTGTATATAGTAGTGCGATTTTATCAGAAAAAGTTGATATGATCAGACAGGTGCAGACTGATCCGGTCAGGGACAGGACAAGACCGGTCCGCACAACCCGTCGCAGTCTGGTTGCGCGTCTTCGACCGATTGTGAAGCCGACACGAACGGTGAGCGCCATGCCCAGACTGTAGGGGAGCATGTAGAGCTGTGAGGTGAAGTTGAGGGCAATCTGATGGGCCGCCACCACCTCGGCGCCAAGTTTGGCAATGAACAGGGCAATGATGGTAAAGATCGAGCATTCAACGAACAGGGTGAGACCCAACGGTATCCCCAGCTTGAGAAAGGGTGCCAGGTCACTGGTAAGACGCGTGGGTGCGGTTGATTTTGAAAAGAGATGCGCAGTGCCCCGGATGTTACTTCGGCTGAGGACCACAGCCATGA
It includes:
- the fmt gene encoding methionyl-tRNA formyltransferase, which codes for MSPPLRIVFMGTPDFAVPSLQTLLDGTDQVVAVVCQPDKRQGRGKISSAPPIKALATQHGLPVLQPASIRTEHFFEQLRELAPDLLVVVAYGKILPAPVLNLPPLGAINVHGSLLPSYRGAAPIQWAVINGETETGITIIQMDEGMDTGDILLTAPVSIGPQETAGELFHRLSRLGGETLENALAQLKKGRLVRTPQDHSKASNAPMLSKEMGHIDWTLSARQLHCLIRGMDPWPSAYGYIQGKRCRFFTPERVLVRATELPGTICRADNQGLLIATGEDCLRIHDIQPEGKKRMPVKTWLHGSPIKPQTRIT
- the def gene encoding peptide deformylase, which translates into the protein MAIRTIITHPHPILREKAKEITAFDHELQTLVADMAETMYAAPGVGLAANQIGVPLQVVVVDRSTVEDPRAYITLVNPVITNGEGSVIDDEGCLSVIECYARVKRFQKILVTARDIQGNPLEFTAEDRYARIIQHEVDHLLGTLFIDRLSPLKRALYKKKLKKILQEQA
- a CDS encoding YkgJ family cysteine cluster protein is translated as MIEKVDLNDGLALLRQPVLPLVSIAQFIYLTGDFASVEEVIAEFPGDLETGYTCYPEPAQVLAPYADLLEEFSALKTGAAPGTPVIGVDNQPVDAMTATTALVAQRILTRELEQINSLLCAPCGCTLCCVGPTPDMVQRYFEIPLGAEETAFFPINRIDSADSRARKIDHEPPLQVEGRDFFMRPDPVLVHWQPGWSLVLPTGSRCPNLEDEGRCRIYIDRPQVCRRPQIFPYIIEPVEEGVQPPAFRLRQSLLAVVDCPYVQLLRDEIAAYAAACELEMLFRQNKA
- the plsY gene encoding glycerol-3-phosphate 1-O-acyltransferase PlsY; translated protein: MNTSALLYIVGSYLIGAIPFGLLLSRGSGIDIRSAGSKNIGATNVARLLGKKTGALTLGCDILKGFLPMWIITLLVQGQSGYEVILGSCGAALVSGHMFSVYLRFKGGKGVATALGIFLYLAPVAVLGCITVFACCVALSGFVSLGSLLGSLSMLLWLALLKAPGWKLWLAAFIVLMIWLKHWQNIGRLFSGTEKSWRKRDEP
- a CDS encoding J domain-containing protein: MNAKQWQAIERARKVLGLGESATLAEIKRNYRRLSKLHHPDTAEIETARDSDTMYRITAAYELLLQYCSEYRFPLHREEEEQDALDMYDPEDWWRARFGRDPVWNGKKKRNR
- a CDS encoding methylenetetrahydrofolate reductase, translating into MQIPQLIHNRSPFVSLEFFPPKKQEQWPAFLEAAGELGRLQPLFVSVTYGAGGSTQSNTLEICEQLIRTCGFEVMPHLTGVTADTGKIDGFLTAVKALGIDNVLALRGDRPTGYSGTDAELFAAFPHAADLVAYIRRHHPELAIGVAGFPEAHAEARSIAEDLTVMCQKVECGADFVITQLYFDNRVYFDYVERLRALGITVPVIPGILPVRNLTSLRFVLEMCNARIPGRLINALTSAHEEGGADAVYEIGVAYAREQIKGLLDGGAPGVHLYTLNQADMCLAVMDGLL
- a CDS encoding MATE family efflux transporter, which translates into the protein MNPTRLHLHEAGVLLRLTGPLVLAQWSQTAMGFVDTVMAGRYSSVDLAAVAVGSSIFFPVYLFLIGLLNAVTPLVAQAHGRGDSRAIHRAMRQGMVIGCITGAAFMPLLWGMQPLMVWMGVEPEVILITDRYLFGISWGLPCGGLFFALKGGGDGLARPRLSMIAGFIGLAVNIVTNYLLIYGKLGLPALGGAGCGWATSFSILVMLLVMAVVLSRSNIRGTAHLFSKSTAPTRLTSDLAPFLKLGIPLGLTLFVECSIFTIIALFIAKLGAEVVAAHQIALNFTSQLYMLPYSLGMALTVRVGFTIGRRRATRLRRVVRTGLVLSLTGSVCTCLIISTFSDKIALLYTTDPAVQGLAAILLIYAAIFQLPDAMQVNCSGILRGCKDTRIPLLLILLSYWGIGLPLGYGFGLVRLGGMEPGPQGFWIGLICALSAAAILLSLRVRVMLRRLTGSAATAVRP